The following are encoded in a window of Dethiosulfovibrio salsuginis genomic DNA:
- a CDS encoding dipeptidase, translating into MSKVFGKGILLALAAVFTASAAFACTPIGVGRDATVDGSVMTSHTCDGWYDNRIQIVPGEKFEDGAMAPVYQHVCHGTQPTRPLQKVLEIPQVKETYTYFHVGYPFMNEHQLMMGEDTWSGRDELYAKDGAFWIETLQIFGLQRAKTAREAIAVMGELAEKYGYSDGGETLIIADTKELWVFDVCGPGMLWSPDSGKPGAIWAARRVPDDHAIVCANRSRIGVIDFDDKENFMYSKNVTELAEQMGWWTPGTEFNFSKAYNPNPYGSDHYQSLREWRAFSLLAPSQNFEPRSQAYDYPFSVKPDKKVAVQDIMAIFRDHLEGTDYDLTKGMAAGPFGNPHRWPTPKSVRPEGKENMDWPRAISMFRCSYSFVSQSREWLPDPVGGVLWFGQDSPDTTLYVPIYCGVTKVPNGWSEGVRHEYDPNSAWWAFNFVNNWAQLRWDSMIVDINEEQQKWEKEFFMQQNAVEKEAAELYKKDPAKAVAFLTDYTYGNMEKVQDAWWSLAWKLVGKYQDGYMMSPEGKQIQLGYPTWWLEAVGFGEGFVD; encoded by the coding sequence ATGTCAAAAGTTTTTGGAAAAGGGATATTGCTCGCTCTGGCAGCTGTGTTCACCGCATCGGCGGCCTTTGCCTGCACACCTATCGGTGTCGGACGTGACGCTACGGTAGACGGATCGGTCATGACCAGCCATACCTGCGATGGATGGTACGACAATCGAATTCAGATAGTTCCTGGTGAGAAGTTTGAGGACGGAGCAATGGCGCCGGTTTATCAGCATGTATGTCATGGGACCCAGCCCACAAGGCCTCTCCAGAAGGTTTTAGAGATTCCTCAGGTAAAAGAGACCTATACCTACTTTCACGTAGGATACCCCTTCATGAACGAGCATCAGCTCATGATGGGAGAGGACACCTGGAGCGGCAGGGACGAGCTCTACGCAAAGGACGGGGCTTTCTGGATCGAGACCCTCCAGATCTTCGGCCTTCAGAGGGCCAAGACCGCCCGTGAGGCCATCGCCGTAATGGGTGAGCTCGCCGAGAAATACGGTTACAGCGACGGTGGGGAGACCCTCATAATCGCCGACACCAAAGAGCTCTGGGTATTCGACGTCTGTGGTCCTGGAATGCTCTGGAGTCCCGACAGCGGCAAGCCCGGTGCCATCTGGGCAGCTCGCAGGGTTCCCGACGACCACGCTATCGTATGTGCTAACCGCTCCAGAATTGGAGTCATCGACTTCGACGATAAAGAGAACTTTATGTACTCGAAAAACGTCACAGAGCTTGCTGAGCAGATGGGCTGGTGGACCCCTGGAACCGAGTTCAACTTCTCCAAGGCCTACAACCCCAATCCCTACGGGTCCGATCACTACCAGTCGCTCAGGGAATGGAGGGCCTTCAGCCTTCTCGCTCCTTCTCAGAACTTCGAGCCCAGATCCCAGGCTTACGACTACCCCTTCTCCGTCAAGCCCGACAAGAAGGTCGCCGTACAGGACATAATGGCCATATTCAGGGATCATCTGGAGGGAACCGATTACGACCTTACCAAAGGCATGGCCGCCGGTCCCTTCGGCAACCCCCATCGCTGGCCCACTCCTAAGTCGGTCCGCCCTGAGGGCAAGGAAAACATGGATTGGCCCAGAGCTATCTCTATGTTCCGCTGTTCCTACAGCTTCGTATCCCAGAGTCGTGAGTGGCTTCCCGATCCAGTCGGCGGAGTCCTGTGGTTCGGTCAGGATTCACCTGACACCACCCTCTACGTCCCTATCTACTGCGGCGTGACCAAAGTCCCCAATGGATGGAGCGAGGGAGTTCGCCACGAGTACGATCCTAACTCCGCCTGGTGGGCCTTCAACTTCGTAAACAACTGGGCTCAGCTTCGTTGGGATTCGATGATCGTCGACATAAACGAAGAGCAGCAGAAGTGGGAGAAAGAGTTCTTCATGCAGCAGAACGCAGTGGAGAAAGAGGCCGCAGAGCTCTACAAGAAGGATCCTGCCAAGGCCGTCGCTTTCCTCACCGACTACACCTACGGCAACATGGAGAAGGTCCAGGACGCCTGGTGGAGCCTCGCATGGAAGCTGGTCGGCAAATATCAGGACGGTTACATGATGAGCCCCGAGGGCAAGCAGATTCAGCTTGGCTACCCCACATGGTGGCTTGAGGCCGTCGGTTTCGGCGAGGGCTTCGTAGACTAG
- a CDS encoding DUF6305 family protein, which translates to MRKFLAVATIVSLVTMSSLVAFASQAPEVKDPIIVTTCGQSPAAVMIKMSSMQAGFKAEHNNNLTAADIKGKGYATLIVTSGTSMKGMGAAGTNVDKEIARTLELMDAAKAEGLLVIGAHVEGMARRTDQSDQASIDAVLSKADVILVTIDSDSDGFFTKYGEEHGKPIIKVKDALGIGQGLKN; encoded by the coding sequence ATGCGTAAGTTTTTAGCGGTTGCAACGATAGTATCCCTGGTGACGATGTCCTCTCTGGTCGCCTTTGCCTCTCAGGCCCCTGAGGTAAAAGACCCCATAATAGTCACCACCTGCGGCCAGAGTCCTGCTGCGGTAATGATCAAGATGTCCTCAATGCAGGCCGGTTTCAAGGCGGAGCACAACAACAACCTTACCGCCGCCGACATAAAGGGCAAAGGCTACGCCACCCTCATCGTCACCAGCGGAACCAGCATGAAGGGAATGGGTGCCGCAGGCACCAACGTAGACAAAGAGATCGCCCGTACCCTTGAGCTTATGGACGCCGCCAAGGCTGAAGGCCTTCTCGTAATCGGAGCTCACGTCGAGGGAATGGCCCGTCGTACCGACCAGTCCGACCAGGCCTCCATCGACGCGGTCCTCTCCAAGGCCGACGTTATCCTTGTCACCATCGATAGCGACAGCGACGGTTTCTTCACCAAGTACGGCGAGGAGCACGGTAAGCCTATCATAAAGGTAAAAGACGCTCTCGGCATCGGCCAGGGCCTTAAGAACTAG
- a CDS encoding TRAP transporter large permease subunit, which produces MTMYHHSIAVLVVIAAVFALAKRMKVTTELSMFLGALFGAVAHMLLPKGVDPRSSIGIAELLRHVVEGAFTYYDVCLIFMSATFFMALFKEAGGVAFIVRKIVRSFASRRIICLLLLTVVMLVPGAITGSGATTVLTVGALVGSVLAAMGVSETRRVALIFMLAAMSAAAPPINLWAMMAAAGANMPYVGFAKPLMILSVSGALFSTFYLAGKGEKVDAEKALSELPVPPEGWNWLKASLPFVTLVFLVLAGRIWPYSFPTVGLPLIFMICAVVTVLLSPVKLKIMDIATDTVKNLLGLVGIMVVVGSLIQVMALSGSRGLISLAVVTLPMTVLFATLWIILPLAEGLVQYAVAPLIGVPLIMLFNMKGLDPIISLSAWAVMWPLGDCLPPTAVVGRATVMEMGYKGRYFGEFVKACIVPSLFIALLCTLFLIYSKNLAFLGG; this is translated from the coding sequence ATGACCATGTACCACCACTCAATAGCCGTCCTGGTAGTTATAGCGGCGGTTTTTGCCCTGGCCAAACGGATGAAGGTCACTACCGAACTCTCTATGTTCTTAGGTGCCCTCTTCGGAGCTGTGGCCCATATGCTCTTGCCCAAAGGGGTTGACCCTAGGTCCTCCATAGGGATAGCTGAACTCCTCCGTCACGTCGTCGAGGGAGCCTTCACCTACTACGATGTCTGTCTCATATTCATGAGCGCAACCTTCTTCATGGCCCTGTTCAAGGAGGCCGGAGGAGTCGCCTTTATAGTTCGCAAGATAGTTCGCAGTTTCGCCAGCCGTAGGATCATTTGCCTTCTGCTTCTCACGGTGGTTATGCTGGTTCCCGGTGCAATAACCGGATCGGGGGCTACCACCGTCCTCACGGTAGGAGCTCTGGTGGGTTCGGTCCTGGCAGCTATGGGAGTTTCGGAGACCAGAAGGGTCGCGCTTATCTTCATGCTGGCCGCTATGAGCGCCGCCGCACCTCCGATAAACCTCTGGGCTATGATGGCCGCCGCTGGTGCCAATATGCCCTACGTCGGTTTTGCTAAACCCCTTATGATCCTGTCGGTTTCCGGTGCCCTTTTCTCCACCTTTTACCTGGCCGGTAAAGGGGAGAAGGTCGATGCCGAGAAGGCCCTGTCCGAGCTTCCCGTTCCTCCAGAGGGATGGAACTGGCTCAAAGCCAGCCTTCCTTTTGTGACCTTGGTCTTTCTCGTCCTGGCAGGTAGGATTTGGCCTTATTCCTTCCCCACTGTGGGCTTGCCCCTTATATTCATGATCTGTGCTGTGGTCACCGTTTTGCTCAGCCCTGTGAAGCTCAAAATAATGGACATAGCCACCGATACGGTCAAGAACCTTCTGGGATTGGTCGGTATCATGGTGGTAGTCGGTTCTCTGATTCAGGTTATGGCTCTCAGCGGTTCCAGGGGACTTATATCTTTGGCGGTGGTAACCCTGCCTATGACGGTGCTCTTCGCCACCCTCTGGATAATACTGCCTCTGGCGGAAGGTCTGGTCCAGTACGCAGTGGCTCCTTTGATAGGGGTTCCTCTTATAATGCTCTTTAACATGAAAGGTCTCGATCCGATCATCTCCCTTTCCGCCTGGGCGGTTATGTGGCCTCTGGGAGACTGCCTGCCACCTACGGCGGTCGTCGGCAGGGCCACGGTGATGGAGATGGGCTATAAGGGCCGTTACTTCGGCGAATTCGTCAAGGCCTGTATTGTCCCCTCTCTTTTCATAGCTTTGCTGTGTACTCTGTTCCTCATATACAGCAAAAACCTGGCTTTCCTTGGAGGTTAG
- a CDS encoding succinylglutamate desuccinylase/aspartoacylase family protein — MNLKSIKLAALLAAGGLVALSGSMFREHRFFQEPTVAGPGVTEVKKLSDFSPVIAGSVNDCNVYILDSGVPGGTAFIIGGTHPEEPASNLSAQMFVENAVVEQGRVIVVTRANTSASQITRNGEAYPRFYTVQTPWGEKKWRMGDRCTNALDSWPDPEVYVHYPSGQNLAYMDIRNLNRTWPGRPDGLVTERTNFAMMEMIRNEDVDVVLDYHEAELEYPVENTIVAHEKAQAVAAMTSMMLTSSVFPVPIGMEFSPTALHGLSHREIGDHSQAMSLLAEVAEPMLDRIRGITDEELLMSGRDRFVMKAGEHKLLYAPIDESGWPIDIRVGRHVTTFMTILDVFNQVDPSKAIVVSGIPSYQEMVDNGLGIYFKDPSSVPSDRVFID; from the coding sequence ATGAACCTTAAATCGATAAAACTGGCAGCCCTTTTGGCAGCCGGTGGACTTGTGGCCCTTTCGGGGTCGATGTTCAGGGAGCATCGGTTCTTTCAGGAGCCGACGGTAGCCGGTCCAGGGGTGACGGAGGTCAAGAAACTGAGCGATTTCAGCCCCGTTATCGCTGGCTCCGTCAACGACTGCAACGTCTACATACTGGACAGCGGAGTTCCCGGTGGTACGGCCTTCATCATAGGTGGAACCCACCCGGAGGAACCTGCCAGCAACCTGAGTGCCCAGATGTTCGTCGAGAACGCCGTGGTGGAACAGGGACGGGTCATAGTGGTCACCAGGGCCAACACCAGTGCCTCCCAGATAACCAGAAACGGCGAAGCCTATCCCCGTTTCTACACCGTTCAGACCCCCTGGGGTGAGAAAAAATGGCGAATGGGAGACCGTTGCACCAACGCACTGGACTCCTGGCCTGACCCTGAGGTCTACGTCCATTATCCCAGCGGTCAGAACCTGGCCTACATGGACATAAGAAACCTCAACAGGACCTGGCCTGGCAGGCCTGACGGTCTCGTAACCGAGAGGACCAACTTCGCCATGATGGAGATGATCCGCAACGAGGACGTAGACGTTGTTTTGGACTACCACGAGGCGGAGCTGGAATACCCTGTGGAGAACACCATAGTGGCCCACGAAAAGGCTCAGGCCGTGGCGGCCATGACCTCCATGATGCTCACTTCCTCCGTTTTCCCGGTGCCTATCGGAATGGAGTTCTCCCCTACAGCCCTTCACGGTCTGTCCCACAGGGAGATAGGAGACCATAGCCAGGCTATGTCCCTTCTCGCTGAGGTCGCAGAGCCTATGCTTGACCGGATCAGGGGAATCACCGACGAAGAGCTTCTCATGAGCGGCAGGGATCGTTTTGTCATGAAAGCCGGAGAGCACAAGCTTCTCTACGCCCCTATCGACGAGAGCGGTTGGCCCATAGATATCAGGGTCGGTCGTCACGTGACCACCTTCATGACCATCCTGGACGTTTTCAACCAGGTCGATCCATCGAAGGCAATCGTCGTCTCAGGGATACCTTCCTATCAGGAGATGGTCGATAACGGACTGGGTATCTACTTCAAAGACCCTAGCTCGGTCCCGTCGGACAGGGTTTTCATCGATTAA
- a CDS encoding helix-turn-helix domain-containing protein, whose amino-acid sequence MSEIMTIEELAVYLKISKSSMYKLCQEGKIPGNKVGRHWRFQREVIDSWLADHSVSSDHGSISMKDLRIIVDQAIKAAEKGEPLGEGLLEKIVDDVVGGDSNGLCQD is encoded by the coding sequence GTGAGCGAGATCATGACCATAGAGGAACTGGCCGTTTATCTTAAGATATCAAAGTCAAGCATGTATAAACTCTGTCAAGAGGGAAAAATTCCGGGGAACAAGGTGGGACGGCATTGGCGTTTTCAGAGGGAAGTCATAGATAGTTGGCTGGCGGACCACTCGGTAAGCTCCGATCATGGCTCTATCTCCATGAAGGATCTCAGAATCATCGTGGACCAGGCCATAAAGGCCGCTGAAAAAGGCGAACCTCTAGGAGAGGGCCTCCTCGAAAAAATAGTGGACGATGTGGTAGGAGGGGATTCAAATGGACTTTGCCAGGATTAG